Proteins from one uncultured Cohaesibacter sp. genomic window:
- a CDS encoding ActR/PrrA/RegA family redox response regulator transcription factor codes for MTVTEQGISTQPGYLLLVDDDRPFLIRLSRAMESRGFTVKSADNVAEALSTVKEEPPRYAVVDMRLGDGNGLDVIEAIRDSNPDARTIMLTGYGNITTAVTAVKLGAVDYLAKPADADDIFAALLNDGEVKIEPPENPMSADRVRWEHIQRVYELCDRNVSETARRLNMHRRTLQRILAKRAPR; via the coding sequence ATGACAGTAACTGAACAAGGAATAAGCACCCAGCCGGGCTATCTCTTGTTGGTAGATGATGATCGGCCTTTTCTCATTCGCCTGTCGCGCGCAATGGAAAGCCGGGGATTCACGGTAAAATCTGCAGATAATGTTGCCGAAGCCCTATCCACGGTAAAAGAGGAGCCACCCCGCTATGCCGTTGTCGACATGCGGCTGGGCGACGGCAATGGTCTGGACGTCATCGAGGCCATTCGCGATTCCAACCCTGATGCGCGCACAATCATGCTCACCGGCTATGGCAATATCACCACAGCGGTAACGGCCGTCAAACTCGGCGCAGTCGACTATCTGGCCAAGCCGGCCGATGCAGACGATATTTTCGCCGCTCTGCTGAATGATGGTGAAGTCAAGATCGAGCCGCCGGAAAATCCGATGTCGGCAGACCGCGTACGCTGGGAGCATATCCAGCGGGTCTATGAGCTGTGTGATCGGAACGTCTCTGAAACCGCCCGTCGGCTCAATATGCACCGCCGTACATTGCAGCGCATTCTGGCCAAGCGCGCTCCGCGCTAG
- a CDS encoding ActS/PrrB/RegB family redox-sensitive histidine kinase gives MLFASSSDPIFADRQIKLDTLVRLRWLAIGGQAVAVLAVSEGFGYRYPAHYCLYLIGLSVLLNLFLQMRFRKSVRLSPLPATGLLSYDAAQLGGLLYLTGGLQNPFALLLLVPAVVSATMQPARFTAFLSTLITLIATALIFFHHPLPWADATPPDLPKLYVYGIWIALIVTMLFLSVYTSRIAREGHQLANALSATELILANEQHLTSIDGLATAAAHELGTPLATIQLVAKELEHELLEDDPIFEDVSLIRSQAERCRDILGKLRSLSGDDHSNFTKMQFEALISEIVEPFENPDVTIERIFPEDKSDQPVLMRNPGLLFGLGNLVENAVDFARSRVVLESQWTDSTITLVIGDDGPGFSEAIMTRLGDPFVTSRMDKGQVDRDATSGPDLARRQKSGLNGGGLGLGYFIAKTLLERSGAKVTIRRSGTVQKEIVSKKINEISGAVIEITWPRLLLEADQ, from the coding sequence ATGCTTTTTGCTTCTTCATCCGATCCGATATTTGCAGACAGACAAATAAAGCTCGACACGCTCGTGCGGCTGCGCTGGTTGGCCATTGGCGGCCAAGCTGTCGCCGTTCTCGCTGTTTCGGAGGGATTTGGCTACCGTTATCCCGCCCATTATTGCCTGTATCTGATCGGGCTTTCGGTGCTTCTCAATCTGTTCTTGCAAATGCGCTTTCGCAAGAGCGTGCGCCTGTCGCCCTTGCCGGCAACCGGGCTTTTAAGCTATGACGCCGCCCAGTTGGGCGGACTTCTTTATTTAACGGGCGGACTGCAAAATCCGTTCGCGTTGCTTCTTCTGGTGCCCGCAGTGGTTTCTGCCACCATGCAGCCGGCACGTTTCACCGCTTTTCTCTCGACCCTCATCACGCTGATCGCCACCGCGCTTATCTTTTTCCATCATCCTCTGCCATGGGCCGATGCCACACCGCCCGATCTGCCCAAGCTTTATGTCTATGGCATCTGGATTGCGCTCATCGTGACCATGCTGTTCCTGAGCGTCTATACTTCGCGCATTGCCCGCGAGGGCCATCAACTGGCCAACGCCCTCTCCGCCACCGAGCTCATTCTTGCCAACGAGCAGCATTTGACGAGCATTGATGGTTTGGCAACGGCTGCCGCCCATGAGCTGGGAACACCTCTGGCCACAATCCAGCTCGTGGCCAAAGAGCTTGAGCATGAGCTCTTGGAAGATGATCCGATTTTTGAAGATGTGTCGCTGATCCGCTCTCAGGCCGAGCGCTGTCGCGACATCCTTGGCAAACTGCGCTCTCTTTCTGGCGATGACCACAGCAATTTCACCAAGATGCAGTTCGAGGCGCTCATTTCGGAAATAGTCGAACCTTTTGAAAATCCGGATGTCACGATCGAACGTATATTTCCAGAGGATAAAAGCGACCAACCGGTGCTCATGCGCAATCCCGGCCTGCTCTTCGGTCTGGGCAATCTGGTGGAGAATGCCGTCGACTTTGCACGCAGTCGGGTCGTTCTTGAGTCCCAATGGACCGATAGCACCATAACGCTGGTGATCGGCGACGACGGTCCGGGCTTTTCCGAGGCGATCATGACGCGTCTTGGCGATCCCTTTGTGACAAGCCGAATGGACAAAGGCCAAGTGGATCGCGATGCAACCTCTGGGCCAGATTTAGCACGAAGACAGAAGTCGGGGCTCAATGGAGGCGGATTGGGTCTGGGCTATTTCATTGCCAAGACCTTGCTGGAGCGCAGCGGCGCCAAAGTAACCATTCGCAGGAGTGGAACAGTTCAAAAGGAAATAGTGTCAAAAAAGATAAACGAAATCAGTGGAGCAGTAATCGAAATCACTTGGCCCCGCCTTTTGCTTGAGGCAGATCAATAA
- a CDS encoding DUF2852 domain-containing protein, whose product MSHSATAKSSWKGSHVALMILGFILFWPLGLAMLAYIIWGDEMREMFKDFKTRIDREFKGSGCGHRHRHRSHGFERTGNVAFDEYRKAELERLEEERRKLEAQKEEFEEFLAELHRAKDKEEFDRFMAARHNASQYGPAGGSGSDNPYQG is encoded by the coding sequence ATGTCACACAGTGCAACAGCCAAATCATCTTGGAAGGGTTCTCATGTAGCTCTGATGATACTTGGCTTTATTCTCTTCTGGCCGCTTGGTCTTGCAATGTTGGCCTATATTATCTGGGGTGATGAAATGCGTGAAATGTTCAAGGACTTCAAGACGAGAATAGACCGCGAATTCAAAGGCTCAGGCTGTGGCCATCGTCATCGTCATCGTTCCCATGGGTTTGAAAGAACCGGCAACGTGGCTTTTGACGAATACCGCAAGGCAGAGCTGGAGCGACTGGAAGAAGAGCGCCGCAAACTGGAAGCGCAGAAAGAGGAATTCGAAGAGTTTCTGGCCGAGCTGCATCGCGCCAAGGACAAGGAAGAATTCGATCGCTTCATGGCAGCACGCCACAATGCCAGCCAATATGGTCCGGCAGGCGGGTCCGGTTCGGACAATCCGTATCAGGGCTGA
- a CDS encoding DMT family transporter, protein MNQISQSTNASTVPLMRSGAVWGAIYMVLAGLAFALVNLSTQYLTMKLGVSSLIVAFGQYFIAFFFSLPWLLKVGLKAARTNQVGKHVVRVVFAVLGTQAWTAGLAYVPIWQAIALIMTSPFFVTLGAYIFLHEKVGPHRLAATMVGFIGGMIILAPWSDAFSLHALWPVVAAAFWAATSVMTKTLTDGEAPETVTIYLLLLMSPVNAFMLLGSDLVMPSMLALGFIVLSGLLVYLAQLLCARAYAVADAAYVQPFDHVKLAFNVLFGWLVFGFAPVGQFWLGALLILAASFYILRREARDY, encoded by the coding sequence ATGAATCAGATTTCCCAATCTACCAACGCGTCGACCGTGCCACTGATGCGCTCAGGCGCGGTGTGGGGCGCCATTTATATGGTTCTGGCCGGTCTTGCCTTTGCCCTCGTCAATCTCTCAACGCAATATCTGACGATGAAGCTGGGCGTCAGCTCGCTGATCGTCGCTTTCGGGCAATATTTCATTGCCTTTTTCTTCAGTTTGCCATGGCTGCTCAAGGTTGGTCTCAAAGCGGCTCGTACCAATCAGGTCGGCAAGCATGTTGTGCGTGTGGTGTTCGCCGTGCTGGGCACCCAAGCCTGGACGGCAGGACTGGCCTATGTGCCCATCTGGCAGGCCATCGCACTGATCATGACATCGCCGTTCTTCGTCACGCTCGGGGCCTATATCTTTCTGCATGAAAAGGTTGGTCCCCATCGACTGGCAGCGACCATGGTCGGCTTTATCGGTGGCATGATCATTTTGGCTCCGTGGTCCGATGCCTTCTCCCTGCACGCGCTTTGGCCGGTTGTGGCGGCTGCCTTCTGGGCCGCGACCTCTGTCATGACCAAGACGCTCACCGATGGCGAGGCACCCGAAACCGTAACCATCTATCTGCTGTTGCTGATGAGCCCGGTCAATGCCTTCATGTTGCTGGGTAGTGATCTGGTGATGCCTTCCATGTTGGCATTGGGCTTTATCGTGCTTTCCGGTCTGCTGGTCTATCTGGCCCAACTCTTGTGCGCACGCGCCTATGCGGTCGCAGATGCGGCTTATGTGCAGCCATTTGACCATGTCAAACTGGCCTTCAACGTCCTGTTCGGCTGGCTGGTCTTCGGCTTTGCGCCGGTGGGGCAGTTCTGGCTGGGCGCTTTGCTCATTCTGGCGGCCTCCTTCTATATCCTCAGGCGCGAAGCGCGGGACTATTAA
- a CDS encoding family 20 glycosylhydrolase yields the protein MARSDQKNTDLLLRSKWIDDNSKTGQMVLSLLAPPDTAFPATVRLAYTAITRIPPETDLIGAHYIARTANYHELQPLASLKADADGLMWQITIPVLSHKPNHCTDGPSSAFLILPDNSTIDIACDPLRPENETAEGSDEPADVATQAEPASQTAPTAPMLAMLPMPNQSSVAAWCEAAPSGFALDESLKDVGDRVNALYIRLFGEKPPFGDVSSSITLRLATDGGQRAKDDARAGAYRLIFSDKEIVIDADDKGIFYALIALAQIWRGALKEPALFAFPTSGTIEDWPSHDWRGMHLDVSRQFYSAETVTAFLDCLAWHRLNRFHWHLTDDEGWRLESKIYPHLTEIGAWRGHGLALLPQHGSGAARYGGFYTQEQVRDILSHAASLQIDVMPEVDVPGHCHAAMMALPELIDPSAMQGNASVQGYVNNALNPGLGATWLFLETIFGELADLFPGACVHIGGDEVPNGAWVGSRGANSWAKAKGLLDADGKPDSMKMQAAILRYVVKRLVEAGKTPFAWQEAAKGGGVDPEKVTLVAWMNAQSARDLTDQGYRVVMCPGEVYYLDMAQSTDWQEPGLSWAGTSSPADTYQFDAQASLGKNKDLLVGIQGGIWSENLISRARFNHMVFPRLSAIAESAWTLPEHKQWSSFEARQRLMPTLPETTKA from the coding sequence ATGGCCCGTAGCGACCAGAAAAATACAGACCTGCTTCTGCGTAGCAAATGGATTGATGACAACAGCAAAACCGGACAGATGGTGCTGAGCCTGCTCGCCCCGCCGGATACGGCCTTTCCGGCCACTGTGCGTCTGGCCTATACGGCAATCACCCGCATTCCGCCTGAAACCGATCTGATCGGCGCTCACTATATTGCACGAACGGCCAATTATCATGAGTTGCAGCCCCTTGCGTCTCTTAAGGCAGACGCAGATGGGTTGATGTGGCAAATCACGATCCCTGTGCTTTCTCACAAGCCGAACCACTGCACCGACGGACCGTCGTCGGCCTTCCTGATCCTGCCAGACAACAGCACCATCGATATCGCTTGCGACCCCTTGCGCCCTGAGAATGAGACTGCTGAGGGCAGTGATGAACCTGCGGATGTCGCGACACAGGCAGAACCCGCCTCACAGACCGCTCCAACAGCACCCATGTTGGCCATGCTGCCAATGCCCAATCAAAGCTCGGTAGCTGCATGGTGCGAGGCAGCGCCCTCCGGTTTTGCGCTGGATGAGTCTCTGAAAGATGTCGGCGACAGAGTGAATGCGCTTTACATCAGGCTCTTTGGCGAAAAGCCCCCCTTTGGTGATGTGTCCTCCAGCATAACGCTGCGCCTTGCCACGGATGGCGGGCAGAGGGCAAAAGATGACGCGCGGGCAGGGGCCTATAGGCTGATCTTCTCGGACAAGGAGATTGTCATCGACGCTGATGACAAGGGGATCTTCTATGCTCTCATAGCGCTCGCCCAAATCTGGCGCGGGGCACTAAAGGAGCCAGCGCTGTTCGCGTTCCCCACCAGTGGCACGATTGAAGATTGGCCGAGCCATGATTGGCGGGGCATGCATCTGGATGTCTCACGCCAATTCTATAGCGCAGAAACCGTAACGGCCTTTCTGGATTGTCTTGCGTGGCATCGGCTGAACCGTTTCCATTGGCATTTGACCGATGACGAGGGCTGGCGGTTGGAAAGCAAAATCTATCCGCACCTGACCGAGATTGGCGCTTGGCGCGGCCACGGGCTGGCGCTTTTGCCCCAGCATGGGTCAGGGGCTGCGCGTTATGGCGGCTTTTATACGCAAGAGCAGGTGCGAGATATTCTATCCCATGCAGCAAGCCTGCAAATCGATGTCATGCCGGAGGTGGATGTGCCGGGCCATTGCCACGCGGCCATGATGGCTCTGCCAGAGCTGATTGACCCCAGCGCCATGCAGGGCAATGCCTCGGTGCAGGGCTATGTCAACAATGCACTCAATCCCGGCCTTGGAGCGACATGGCTGTTTCTGGAAACCATCTTCGGCGAGTTGGCGGATCTCTTCCCCGGTGCCTGCGTCCATATCGGGGGCGATGAAGTTCCCAATGGTGCGTGGGTCGGCTCGCGTGGCGCCAACAGTTGGGCAAAGGCCAAGGGGCTGCTGGATGCGGACGGCAAGCCGGACAGCATGAAGATGCAGGCGGCTATTTTGCGATATGTAGTCAAACGTCTGGTAGAGGCAGGCAAGACCCCATTCGCATGGCAAGAAGCAGCCAAGGGAGGCGGCGTCGATCCGGAAAAGGTCACCCTGGTGGCCTGGATGAATGCTCAGAGCGCCCGCGATCTGACCGATCAGGGCTATCGGGTCGTTATGTGCCCGGGCGAGGTTTATTATCTCGATATGGCCCAATCGACCGATTGGCAGGAGCCGGGCTTGAGCTGGGCTGGCACGTCGAGCCCGGCCGATACCTATCAGTTCGATGCGCAGGCCTCTCTGGGCAAGAACAAAGATTTGCTTGTCGGCATTCAGGGCGGGATCTGGAGCGAAAATCTGATTAGCCGAGCTCGCTTCAATCATATGGTCTTCCCGCGCCTCTCAGCCATTGCTGAAAGCGCATGGACACTGCCAGAGCATAAGCAATGGTCAAGCTTTGAAGCGCGCCAGAGACTCATGCCAACCCTGCCTGAAACAACTAAGGCCTAG
- a CDS encoding complex I NDUFA9 subunit family protein, producing the protein MASQAGKIVTVFGGSGFLGRHVVRALANEGYRIRVAVRRPDLAGFLQPLGTVGQIMPIQANLRDPASVAHAIEGSDAVVNLVGILYESGKATFDGLHHLGAKVIAEETAKAGIDRMVQISAIGADINSPSAYASSKAKGEKAVLSALPDAIIVRPSLLFGPEDDFFNKFASMAKLSPFLPLVGGGDTQFQPAFVGDVAQVIALGVKGDLDAGATYELGGPEIKSFKQLLAMTLDEIHRKRLLLPLPFWMASTMGWFFEKLPMKPALTRDQVTLLKSDNVVSEQANLEHRTFEGIGITPLAIEAVIPSYLWSYRPGGQYEANRRA; encoded by the coding sequence ATGGCCAGTCAGGCAGGAAAAATTGTTACAGTTTTTGGTGGCTCAGGGTTTTTGGGGCGTCATGTGGTGCGGGCGTTGGCCAATGAGGGTTATCGCATTCGGGTCGCGGTCCGTCGCCCAGACCTCGCTGGCTTTCTCCAGCCGCTGGGCACCGTTGGACAAATCATGCCGATACAGGCCAATTTGCGCGACCCGGCTTCTGTGGCGCACGCGATTGAGGGCAGTGACGCTGTCGTCAATTTGGTCGGGATTCTCTATGAATCGGGCAAGGCCACCTTTGACGGGCTGCACCATCTTGGTGCCAAGGTGATTGCCGAGGAGACCGCAAAGGCAGGTATCGATCGCATGGTGCAGATTTCCGCGATCGGGGCTGATATCAATTCGCCCTCCGCCTATGCCAGCAGCAAGGCAAAGGGCGAGAAGGCAGTACTCAGCGCCCTGCCAGACGCCATTATCGTTCGCCCATCGCTGTTGTTCGGCCCGGAAGATGACTTCTTCAACAAGTTCGCTTCCATGGCGAAGCTGTCGCCCTTCCTGCCTCTTGTGGGTGGCGGAGACACTCAGTTCCAGCCCGCATTCGTGGGCGATGTGGCTCAGGTGATCGCGCTGGGGGTCAAGGGAGATCTTGACGCAGGCGCGACCTATGAGCTGGGTGGGCCGGAAATCAAAAGCTTCAAGCAGCTTCTGGCCATGACACTGGATGAAATTCACCGTAAACGGCTGTTGCTGCCCTTGCCTTTCTGGATGGCTTCGACCATGGGGTGGTTTTTCGAGAAACTGCCCATGAAACCAGCCTTGACGCGGGATCAGGTGACATTGCTCAAGAGCGACAATGTGGTTTCCGAGCAGGCCAATCTGGAGCACCGGACCTTTGAGGGGATCGGCATTACGCCACTGGCTATCGAAGCCGTTATCCCCTCCTATCTCTGGTCCTATCGGCCCGGCGGGCAATATGAAGCCAACCGCAGGGCCTAA
- a CDS encoding BRO family protein has protein sequence MIDGEPWFVAADVLRALDVYIQKNGKPNVTMGCRKLCESEKGVNPIYTPTKALPDFHTPMMCVSESGLYKLVMRSDKPQAKKFQDWVTRDVLPTIRKTGQYNVHAAKVASGEMSLTEMTMKVLEGLQEQLRMEQEKETAINLPY, from the coding sequence ATGATCGACGGGGAACCATGGTTCGTCGCGGCTGACGTGCTGAGGGCACTCGATGTGTATATCCAGAAAAACGGCAAGCCCAACGTGACTATGGGATGCCGGAAGCTCTGCGAAAGCGAGAAGGGGGTAAATCCGATTTATACCCCGACGAAAGCGCTCCCAGATTTTCACACCCCCATGATGTGCGTTTCCGAGTCCGGCCTCTACAAACTCGTGATGCGCTCTGACAAGCCTCAGGCCAAGAAGTTCCAAGACTGGGTGACCCGCGATGTTCTCCCAACGATCCGCAAGACCGGCCAATACAACGTCCATGCCGCGAAGGTTGCCTCTGGTGAGATGAGCCTGACCGAGATGACCATGAAGGTCTTGGAGGGTCTTCAGGAACAGCTCAGGATGGAGCAGGAGAAGGAGACCGCTATAAACCTGCCATACTGA
- a CDS encoding tyrosine-type recombinase/integrase, whose translation MTKASNLPKYVSLSKTGVYQYRRRVPDTLRTTLGQTEIKRGFGKDYGTMLKEYAKLEREVTQWFAEAKPKQGDNYAPVINAAMRKYGITMQLLATAASNDDDSEEGEGLSAAILAMLDELAGNDPNNPKVPIELLRELTAGRSIITLKSALEEHRDRQIRRYPSNERQIRSRFARHQLALSRSIGRDLAFKRPLAMVKRVNANSFRDHLLEAGHKPSTVRRIFNDINAAVNKAINEHDLDMANPFSKIEIEGAQHSKDDRLPFTDEEMQQLLPVMKGEDIRSLIWDILRVTGARPKEVIGLRGCDFNETDATIYIRSYEGNRLKTAHSERELPIPASLASKLADLIPEEATEPLFPSYKNAPRGNDSCTQALNKRIHRAIEDQKKSVYSLRHRFKDLLRDTDCPESLAREIMGHSDQSSAANYGRGSSLKRKRDAMEKVWSVSREDLQ comes from the coding sequence ATGACCAAAGCAAGCAACCTCCCCAAGTATGTATCTCTCTCCAAGACAGGCGTCTATCAGTACCGCAGACGTGTCCCCGACACCCTCAGGACAACCCTCGGGCAAACAGAGATCAAAAGAGGCTTTGGCAAGGACTATGGAACCATGCTCAAGGAATACGCCAAGCTTGAGCGAGAGGTAACCCAATGGTTCGCTGAAGCAAAGCCCAAGCAAGGCGACAACTACGCCCCTGTCATCAATGCTGCAATGAGGAAGTATGGCATTACAATGCAGCTTCTAGCCACAGCAGCCAGCAACGACGACGATAGCGAGGAAGGGGAAGGTCTGAGTGCAGCAATCCTTGCTATGCTTGATGAGTTGGCAGGAAATGACCCCAACAACCCCAAGGTTCCCATCGAGTTGCTTAGAGAGCTAACTGCTGGCCGGTCAATCATAACACTCAAGAGCGCCTTGGAAGAGCACAGAGACCGCCAAATACGCCGCTATCCAAGCAACGAAAGGCAGATACGCTCTAGGTTTGCAAGGCACCAGCTTGCTCTATCCAGATCAATAGGGCGTGACCTAGCATTCAAGCGGCCTCTTGCCATGGTCAAGCGCGTCAACGCTAACAGCTTTCGCGACCACTTGCTGGAGGCTGGGCACAAGCCCTCAACTGTCCGCCGAATTTTCAATGACATCAATGCAGCAGTGAACAAGGCTATCAACGAACACGACTTGGATATGGCCAACCCCTTCTCCAAGATCGAGATCGAGGGAGCTCAACACTCAAAGGATGACCGCCTTCCTTTCACTGACGAGGAAATGCAACAGCTTCTGCCCGTGATGAAAGGAGAGGACATCAGGAGTCTTATTTGGGATATCCTGAGAGTCACAGGTGCAAGGCCAAAGGAAGTCATTGGTCTGCGAGGTTGCGACTTCAACGAAACGGACGCCACCATCTATATTCGCTCCTATGAAGGCAATCGGTTAAAGACAGCTCACAGTGAACGAGAGCTTCCTATACCCGCTTCACTTGCCAGTAAACTCGCTGACCTTATACCCGAAGAAGCCACCGAACCTCTGTTCCCGTCCTATAAGAACGCCCCAAGGGGTAACGATAGTTGCACCCAAGCACTCAATAAACGCATACATCGCGCAATTGAGGATCAAAAGAAGTCGGTCTACAGTTTACGGCACCGCTTCAAAGACCTGCTCAGAGATACCGATTGCCCCGAAAGTCTCGCAAGGGAGATCATGGGGCACTCTGACCAATCCAGCGCCGCCAACTACGGCCGAGGGTCATCCCTGAAGCGCAAAAGGGACGCCATGGAGAAAGTGTGGTCTGTCTCACGAGAAGACTTGCAATAA
- a CDS encoding DUF6538 domain-containing protein, whose protein sequence is MTQAFKHPKTGIYYYRKVVPEPLRAVIGKREEKRSLKTKDPQIAKQRHIEVSLEIERHWAAGDSQIGR, encoded by the coding sequence ATGACCCAAGCTTTCAAGCATCCCAAGACCGGCATTTACTACTACCGCAAGGTCGTCCCAGAGCCTCTCAGAGCTGTAATTGGGAAGCGGGAAGAGAAACGTTCTCTCAAGACAAAAGATCCCCAGATCGCCAAACAGAGGCATATTGAAGTGTCTCTGGAGATTGAGCGCCATTGGGCCGCTGGAGACTCACAAATCGGCAGATAA
- a CDS encoding DUF1684 domain-containing protein, giving the protein MTVSSDFKVAHEAWFKTRMDKLTAENGWLNLVGRWWLTPGKLTIGKGQTNDIQLPVGPEHLGTLTFNGDDTGLFEPTAGEAITLDRATGTFSWEFDRFLLEITSTNELRALRIRDKQSEARQQPVGIEFFPLDPALRITARWEKLPEPMDLTLDTIIGLPVKVPVTHVAKFEFAGRQMALLPTYGTADRPQFVIRDLTSMDETYEKSRFIFGEEVTEDSVVIDFNRAINPPCAFTHHAVCPLPPRENLFPVRIEAGERRI; this is encoded by the coding sequence ATGACTGTTTCATCAGACTTCAAAGTCGCCCATGAAGCTTGGTTCAAAACCCGCATGGACAAACTCACAGCCGAGAATGGCTGGCTCAATCTGGTTGGCCGTTGGTGGCTGACGCCGGGCAAACTGACCATCGGCAAAGGCCAGACCAACGACATTCAGTTGCCTGTTGGCCCCGAACACCTTGGCACATTGACCTTCAATGGCGATGATACCGGGCTGTTCGAGCCAACAGCTGGTGAAGCGATCACACTTGATCGCGCTACCGGAACCTTCTCGTGGGAGTTTGACCGCTTCCTCCTTGAGATCACGTCGACCAATGAGCTGCGTGCTCTGCGCATTCGTGACAAGCAGTCTGAGGCGCGCCAGCAGCCCGTCGGTATCGAGTTCTTTCCGCTGGATCCGGCCCTCAGGATTACCGCGCGCTGGGAAAAGCTGCCCGAGCCGATGGATCTGACGCTGGATACCATCATCGGTCTACCGGTCAAGGTGCCGGTCACCCATGTGGCAAAGTTTGAATTTGCTGGTCGCCAGATGGCCCTTCTGCCCACCTATGGCACCGCAGATCGGCCGCAATTTGTAATCCGCGACCTGACGTCCATGGATGAAACCTATGAGAAGTCCCGTTTCATCTTTGGCGAAGAGGTAACTGAAGATAGCGTCGTGATTGACTTCAACCGGGCGATCAATCCGCCTTGTGCCTTCACCCACCATGCCGTCTGCCCACTGCCGCCGCGGGAGAATCTCTTCCCCGTACGCATCGAAGCAGGCGAACGCCGCATCTGA
- a CDS encoding ABC transporter ATP-binding protein — MTLLSVENVGFSYRSGQPVLEDISFTVPRGSNVGLVGESGSGKSTLLRLLLGLASPQKGRILFDGTPLEARSSRYMRSYRKRVQAVFQDPYSSLDPSHRILRIITEPLRALNIPGDHKQMATEAITAVGLTPDSLERYPHQFSGGQRQRIAIARAIVARPDLVLADEAVSALDLSTRIRVVDLFEEISEAMTMVFVSHDMGVVAALCDQIVVLDHGRIVEAGPTNDILRSPQHPYTQSLLASIPRMPAGA, encoded by the coding sequence ATGACATTGCTCAGTGTTGAAAATGTAGGTTTTTCCTACCGTTCAGGACAACCTGTGTTGGAGGATATATCCTTCACGGTCCCGCGCGGGTCCAATGTTGGGCTGGTGGGAGAAAGCGGATCGGGCAAATCAACCCTGTTGCGTCTGCTGCTTGGCCTCGCCAGTCCGCAGAAAGGCCGCATTCTGTTTGATGGAACCCCGCTGGAGGCTCGCAGCTCGCGCTATATGCGCAGCTATCGCAAACGGGTGCAGGCGGTGTTTCAGGATCCTTACTCCTCGCTCGATCCATCCCATCGCATTCTGCGCATCATCACGGAGCCTCTGCGCGCGCTCAATATCCCTGGCGATCACAAGCAAATGGCAACGGAGGCCATAACGGCCGTAGGCCTGACTCCAGACAGCCTTGAGCGCTATCCGCACCAGTTTTCCGGAGGGCAGCGCCAGCGCATTGCCATTGCGCGGGCCATTGTTGCGCGCCCCGATCTGGTTTTGGCTGATGAAGCCGTGAGTGCGCTCGATCTCTCCACCCGTATCCGGGTGGTGGACCTGTTCGAGGAAATTTCTGAGGCGATGACAATGGTGTTCGTCTCCCATGACATGGGCGTTGTCGCTGCGCTGTGCGATCAGATCGTCGTGCTCGACCATGGCCGGATCGTTGAGGCCGGGCCGACCAACGATATTCTGCGCTCTCCGCAGCATCCCTATACACAAAGCCTGCTTGCCAGCATCCCCCGCATGCCCGCGGGCGCCTGA